The Alphaproteobacteria bacterium DNA segment CACGAATTCCTTGATGGCGTCGGTGACGTGCGGAATCACCTGAACCGTCGCGCCCAGATAATCGCCGCGCCGTTCACGCGCGATGACGCCCGAATAGATTCGCCCGGTGGTCACATTGTCGGATTTGGTGGCGTTGACGCCGGTAAACCGCTCGTAATGGCCAAGGTCCAGATCGGCCTCGGCCCCGTCATCGGTCACAAAGACCTCGCCATGCTGGATCGGGCTCATCGTGCCGGGATCGACGTTCAGATAGGGATCCAGCTTACGCAGGCGAACCTTATAGCCGCGCGCCTGCAGCAAGGCTCCCAAGGAAGCCGAAGCCAATCCCTTCCCCAATGAAGAGACAACACCGCCCGTGATAAACACAAAGCGCGGTTTGCTGGATTCGGCCATGGCCATCACAGTCACCTATGAAAAAGGCGTGGTTACCGGGAAAGCGGAACGTCAGGAGCTATGGGCTGAGCCGGAGTCGGCGCAGGGGTTTCAGGCGGAGTTTCAATCTTGACCGCCGGATTCGCAGTCGGAACCGGAGCCTGGCTGACCGGCAAGATCAACTTGTCCGCCACGTTGCGGCTCTCATGCCGTGTCTGTCCAGCCAATATGGCCAGCAGAACGCTCGTCAGCATGAAGAGCCCCGCGACGATTGCCGTGACACGGGTCAGGAAATTGGCGCTGCCGCGCGCGGTCATTAAACCGCCCATCGTGCCACCGCCAATGCCAAGGCCGCCGCCTTCCGAGCGTTGCACCAGGATGACGCCGATCAAGACCAGCGCCAAAAGGATATGAATGACCAACAACACGGTTTGCATGTTCTGTCCTCGCCGATCGCAATCGATTCCGAATTCGCCGCTCATGTTATGGCAAATCCTTGGCCAATGCGGAAGGATTGTTTTGTTCACAGGACTGGATGCATTTTTATGGAGGAAACTATTTTTTTCGTAACAGATGCGACCTATTTGCGCGATACTAACGGAAGGCGTGAGAGACCGAAGTTAACCGATAAGGGGGGAATACGAAGATGAAATATGCAACGAGAATTTGTACAATCGCGGGAGCGGCAATTTTGGCAGGATGCTCTACCTTAGACAGAATCGGGACCATTGCTAAGACTGAGAGAAGTACCACAGCGAATGTCATTGTTGCGAATTATGGTTCTAACGGCAAAGCCGTCTTATGCCAGGAACATATGGCTGAGTTGCGCGAAATGGGGGGCTCTGTTGCCGTTATATTCCGAGAAATGACGGATCCAACCGTCAAATGTCCGCGTGAATTGACAAGCTATAAAACAGCCGTCCAGCAACCGGATTGCGTTGCGTATTCAGCACCGAATTCAAACACAAATCGTCCCATGACTATGAATGAGAATGGTGCGCTTCTGGTATGTGTGGCAAAAAAATCTATCAAGGGCTTCACTAGCAGACCTGTTGGCGAGCAGGAGAGGACTGGGGAAAGACCACGACAAGGCTTCGGAGAAAGGTTCCGAAGACTCTTCGATTTTAACTAGAAACACTCGGTTCCCAAATAAGCCGGCCAAGTTTCATACGCTTGGCCGGCTTTTTCTTTGACCGGCTGACACCAGGGGGCTAAGCGCGATATAAAAACAGCATGACCATTCCCGCAACCAAGCCTAAGTCGCATGAGAACGAAACCGATCAGCGCCAGGCATTGGCGGCGGCGGTGCGGGCCTTGGCGGAATTGCCGGAGCAGCGGCCTCTATTCGTCCCGGCATTGTCGGATTGGCCCAGTTCCTTGCTGGAGCAATTGGCCCTGCCCGGCGAGGAAAGACAGGCGGATTGGCGCGGCCAAGCGGATATGGCGGCCTTATGCATGAAGCATCACGACGCCGCCTTGCATCAGGGCTTGGCCCCTACCCAGGGCAGAGTGCTGTTCGACCGCCTGGAAGAGGCCCGATGTGCGGCGTTGGGCGCTTCGTTATTTCCCGGTGTGGCGCGTAATCTGTCCGTCCTGCTGGAAGGTCGCTGCCAACGCCATGGCCGAGAGCAGGCCAAGGGGCCGATGGACGCGCCCTTAGAGGAAAGCCTGCCCTTGCAGGTCTATGAAACGTTATATGGCCATGCCTTGCCGCCTGCCGCGCATCGCAGCGCGCAGCTTTGGCAAAGCTTTGTGGACGAACGCGCCCCCGATATTCTGCCGCAACTGGCGCGACTGATTCACGACCAATCGGCTTATGCCCGCGCCTCGATCGATCTGATGCGCCACGTGTTAGAGGATTTTCAAGAACCGGACGACACCAAGGCGGGACAGAATCCTCAGCCCCAAACCGCGCCGGACAGCGACTCACCCGACGATAATAAGAGCGAATCCACCGACGATTCCAGCGCGGCATCAGACGATGCCCCGCCCGGCGAGTCCCTGCCCGCCCCTGTGCATCCGGACCAGGACCAACCCGAACCCGCCCAGGACATGCCCGAAGGCGAGATGTCACCCGCAGGCCCAAGCCCCAAGGGACAGGATGGACCGATTCCAGCAGGCGGATACCACGCCTTCACCCGTGAATTCGATTGCATTGCACGCGCCGAGACGTTGTGTCCGGCTGATGAATTGGATCGTCTGCGCGCCCAGCTGGATGAACGCGGCCGCGCCTATCAACCTTTGGCCGCGCGTTTGGCCGGACGGTTGCAGCGACTGCTCTTGGCTCAAAATCAGCGTTCCTACGAATATGACCGCGAAGAAGGCATGTTGGACAGCGCGCGTCTGGCGCGGATCGTCACCAGTCCCGCCTCGCCGCTTGTGTATAAATGGGAAAAGATGACCTCGTTTCCCGATACCCTCGTCAGCCTGTTGATCGACAACTCGGGGTCCATGCGCGGACGACCTATCCTCATCGCGGCTTTATGCGCCGATATTCTGGCGCGGACATTGGAACGCTGCGGGGTTGGCACGGAGATATTGGGCTTTACCACCCGCGAATGGAAAGGCGGCAAATCGCGCGCCGCCTGGATCGAACAGGGCAAGCCGCCCGCGCCGGGACGGCTGAACGATCTTTTGCATATCATCTATAAAACAGCCGACCAACCTTGGCGACGGACTCGCCGGAATATGGGGTTGATGCTGCGCGAAGGAATGCTGAAAGAAAACGTGGATGGCGAGGCGCTGTTATGGGCGCGTGATCGTCTCTTGGCGCGTCCTCAGCAACGACGCATTTTGATGGTCATATCCGACGGCGCGCCGGTGGACGATTCGACCTTGGCCGCCAATGGCGCGGGGTATTTGGATTCGCATTTGCGCGCGGCGGTCTCAAGCGTGGAATCCACACCCGGCCTGGAGCTGACAGCCATCGGCATCGGCCACGACGTCACCCGCACCTATCGCCGCGCCGCCTATATCGATGATGTCCACCAATTGGGAGATGCGATGATGGGGCAGCTGAGCGTGTTGTTTGCACGCCCAACTGCTCGCCACCGTCAGGTTTGAATGTCGATCTTACGCGCGCCGCCATGGCCGGTGGAGTCGTGATCATCTCCCTCAGTCGCACCAGGCCCATAGGGACTGCCGCTCGGCGGACGCGGATTGTGGGATTCTCGGGCAGATGGTTGCTCGGGGATAGGTTCCGCCTCGATAATCGGTGCAGAAGACGACGACTCCCGTCCATCGCCTTGGGCCACGCAGACCAGTGCTTCACGCAATAGCCGGTCGTGAATCATGTAACCGCATTGCATCACCGCCACCACGGTGCCCGAAGGCTTGCCGGTCCCTGGCACCTCGGCCATGGCGCTGTGGCTATGCGCGTCAAAGGGCTGATCCAGGGGATCGAAACGTTTGATGCCAAATTGTCCAAACACCGAGAGCAATTGACGTTCGGTCGCCTCAATACCCTCGATGATGGTGGCGACGACGCCCTGCTGTTCGCGCGTTTCAGGCGGAATGGCGGCGAGGGCGCGTCCCAGATTGTCGGCGACGGCCAACAGATCCTTAGCGAACTTGCCGACCGCGTATTTGGCCGTATCCTCGCGCTCACGCTGGGCGCGGCGGCGCGTACCCTCGGCATCGGCCAGATAGCGCAGCGCCTTGTCCTTTGCTTCGGACAGCTCTGCTTCCAACTCAGCCACACGTTTCTTGAGAGAGTCGACGGTGTTTTCCACAGACATCTCTTGAACGGTCTCTCCTGACTTGGAGTCTTGGCTGTCGGCTTCCGATGAGGATTCCTCGGGAGCGTTCATATCTTGTCGATCTTTGTTCGTCATGCCTGTTGAAAACCCTTTCCTGTTTTTTCCCCGCCCATCTTGGACATTGGCGGCGGCGCAATCAAGCGTCCCAGCAATTGCGCCGTGTAATCCACCATTGGCACGATCCGGGCATAGTTCATGCGCGTGGGACCGATGACGCCGACGGCACCGATGATTCTTTCCTGGCTGTCCAGATAGGGCGAAACCACCAAAGAACAACCCGTACCTGCGAAGGCCGCATTTTCCGCGCCCACGAATATCTGCACGCCCTCGGCATCCTTGGTTAATTCAATCAATCGCGTCATGGATTCGCGCATTTCCAAGGCCTCGAACAAGCGACCGATACGATCCAAATCGCCCAAAGCCTCGACATCCTTCAGCAGCTGCGAACGGCCACGCACAATCAAGCGGCGGTTCTCGCCTTGGCCCAACCATATCGCCAAACCTTGCTGCACTACTCGCGCGGCCAATTCGTCCAATTGCGCCTGATGGGCCATGATTTCGCCTTCGATCGCCGCGCGCGTCTCGTCCAGCGTGCGGCCCGCCAAGCGCGTCGTTAGGAAATTGCCCGCCATCGTCAACGAGGAAGACGGAATTCCTAATGGTACTTCCATGACACGGTTTTCGACCATGCCATCTTCCGTCACCAGAACCACCATGGCCCGGCCTGGTCCCAGATGCACAAAATCAATCTGCCGCAGGGGCCGGTCAATCTTGGGTGCCAGCACCAGACCCGCGCAAGAAGACAGGCCAGAAATCACCTCGCCCGCCTGCTCCAGCATTCGATCAAAATGTCCCCCGACGGATGCAAAGCGATCTTCAAGGTCGCGCTGCTCATCCTCGCCCAGCGCCCCGATTTCTAGAATACCATGAACAAACAGGCTCAATCCCGCCTCGGTCGGCAAGCGTCCCGCCGAGCTGTGCGGAGCTTGCAACAAGCCCATTTCTTCCAGATCCGCCATCACATTGCGCAACGTGGCGGGCGAAAGGGTAGATCCCAGACGTCGCGCCAAGCTACGCGAGCCAATCGGCCCGCCCGTTTCGAGATAGGCATCAATTACTGCCCGCAACACATCGCGCGAACGTTGATTTAGTTCCTCAATCATATTCGGCAATGTAGGGAGCCGTTGCTGCTGTGACAACCACGACAATAGGCTTGATTAATATGCGACTCTTTGTCACAGAGGCAGCTACATAAATTTGTGTGTACAATGAAGATGATAGGGATTTTTTTCCTATTCTTGTCTCGTAAGTCAAAAAAGGGGGTGCCATGATTATGGTGCTCGTACCTCATACAGCTTCTCCTGCTCAAAGCATCATGAGCAACGATGATCTTGCAGCCGCTGAAACTCTTGGCCATCTCTTGAGCGCGCATGTTATTTTCGTCCGTACGGATAGCGCGAGGCTTGATGACATGCATGGTTCACGTCGAGAGCAGGCTCTACGCTCCTGGATTGTCAGTCATTATCCCAGCCTAGCCGCTCGGCTCAATGCCATCCATTGGGCGGATATACAGGCGTGCATGCATGCAGCGCTTGGCGAAGGGGGCGCGGCTGTGTTGTTGTCTTCGTCGCATGAATACCCTTTGGTCTGTCTAATCGAAGCCAAACCGACTGGAGAAGAGGATTGCACACCGCCTACGATGGCGCATCGGCGCTTAACGACCTTGGCACGCGCTTTGAACAGTAAGGATGTCGTCTTTATGCGGCGCACGATAGGATCCACGCAGCCCAATATGAATATCCATTTGTTCCAGAAAACCATGTGGTGTCGTTCTCTCAGTCTTCCTGAACGCCGGACAGGCGGTACTGGCCGTCCATATCCCTTAGCAACAATCCTTCCCCCAATTTACGCCGCAATCGATAGACATGCGAAGCCAGAGTGTGGCTGGTGACACCTGGCTGATATCCCCAGACCTCGGTCAGCAGGTCCCGAGCCGTCATGCCAGCCTTCTTCGACTGAGACAATTTCAGCAATAATTCCAGTTCTTTCTGTGTCAATTTTTGTCGACCACCTCCAGTATGGACAAGCTGGCGCCCTCTTTTGTCCACACGCCATGGACCGATGCGCCATTCACCAGGGCTTCGCGTGGACTCGGGCAGGCCTACATCCCGCACCAGATGAGCGATCGCTTCAGGGAAACGCACAGGGGGAGTCAAAACGCGCATTCTATCGTCCAAGGCTTGACGGCGTTTGCGTCCCAAGGCCAACAGTAGAATGGGGCCTGAAAAACCTTCTTGACGCCATTGGCGGCAGATTTCCCAGCCATCCATCGCTGCATGAACTGAATCGACCACCACAGCCGCCACAGCCTTTGAAGAAGGCGGAGCATCCGGTGAAACGGTGACCGCCACGCATCCTTCGCGGCGCAGGCATGCCACGATAATCGGTTCCATATCGCTATCTGCTTGAACCACAAGAATCTTGCGCGATGCGCTCACGTCCACAACCTCATTCTCATTCCTCATTGTAGATAGTTTTCTGGCACGGCGTTTGCACATCAGGCAAGGGGGGCACCAAAATGACTGATACAACATCAAACGTTTCCGAAATATCTACACGCCGAGATTGGTCGGTCGCGGCCCCCGGTGGCTACGCCGAATCAGGTGGCCCACCACAAAACGTTGTGGATTTTACATTTAAAGATGCAATCGATACGATCAACCCGTTGCATCATATCCCTGTCGTCAGCTCGCTATATCGCGGCTTGACCGGGGATAGCATCAGCGGACCGGCACGCAGCCTGGGCGATATGCTCTATGGCGGACCGATCGCGGCGGTGACAGGGGCCATAGCTTCATTGATCGAGGATGTCACGGGTAAGGAACCGGGCGCACATGCCATCGCCATGCTAACCGGCCAAGAAGGACCGATTGCAGATCTTCTGGCCCCAGGACAAGGTGACGGCGCGGTTGATTCGAAAGATCCGGCTGCAACACCTACCGCCCCTATTATGGTGGCCGCCTTGAGCATGCCCGACACGCCACCTCAATCTGTTGATAGCGAGCCGCCGTCCGAAGTGCTTTCAGCGGTTGAGCCTGCATTGGTCGAGCCGGCTATCTCGTCCGATGTCCTAGCAAACGAGGATGCAGAAGCCTCCCAAGCCGATGACGATGGGCCTGCTATCACAGATGAGGTGGAGTCAGGAGCGGCAGAGCAGAGCGACGAATTAGAACAATATGACAACAATGAAACCCATCCACCTGTCTCCACATCGCCGACACCCGAAACAACCGCGGCTAAAAATCCCTCTCACTTGGCCTATGGAGGCGTAATCGCACCCGCAGCCATGCCTGAGATGGTGACTGCCCCGAGGCAATCTGCCTTGGCCCTGTCTTCAGCCGCACGCAATATGCCCAGCACGTCATTTCATCCTCTGACACTCAGTAACCCTATTCAAAAGCCAATTGCTTTGAC contains these protein-coding regions:
- the hrcA gene encoding heat-inducible transcriptional repressor HrcA — its product is MIEELNQRSRDVLRAVIDAYLETGGPIGSRSLARRLGSTLSPATLRNVMADLEEMGLLQAPHSSAGRLPTEAGLSLFVHGILEIGALGEDEQRDLEDRFASVGGHFDRMLEQAGEVISGLSSCAGLVLAPKIDRPLRQIDFVHLGPGRAMVVLVTEDGMVENRVMEVPLGIPSSSLTMAGNFLTTRLAGRTLDETRAAIEGEIMAHQAQLDELAARVVQQGLAIWLGQGENRRLIVRGRSQLLKDVEALGDLDRIGRLFEALEMRESMTRLIELTKDAEGVQIFVGAENAAFAGTGCSLVVSPYLDSQERIIGAVGVIGPTRMNYARIVPMVDYTAQLLGRLIAPPPMSKMGGEKTGKGFQQA
- the secG gene encoding preprotein translocase subunit SecG → MQTVLLVIHILLALVLIGVILVQRSEGGGLGIGGGTMGGLMTARGSANFLTRVTAIVAGLFMLTSVLLAILAGQTRHESRNVADKLILPVSQAPVPTANPAVKIETPPETPAPTPAQPIAPDVPLSR
- a CDS encoding response regulator transcription factor — its product is MSASRKILVVQADSDMEPIIVACLRREGCVAVTVSPDAPPSSKAVAAVVVDSVHAAMDGWEICRQWRQEGFSGPILLLALGRKRRQALDDRMRVLTPPVRFPEAIAHLVRDVGLPESTRSPGEWRIGPWRVDKRGRQLVHTGGGRQKLTQKELELLLKLSQSKKAGMTARDLLTEVWGYQPGVTSHTLASHVYRLRRKLGEGLLLRDMDGQYRLSGVQED
- a CDS encoding nucleotide exchange factor GrpE, coding for MTNKDRQDMNAPEESSSEADSQDSKSGETVQEMSVENTVDSLKKRVAELEAELSEAKDKALRYLADAEGTRRRAQREREDTAKYAVGKFAKDLLAVADNLGRALAAIPPETREQQGVVATIIEGIEATERQLLSVFGQFGIKRFDPLDQPFDAHSHSAMAEVPGTGKPSGTVVAVMQCGYMIHDRLLREALVCVAQGDGRESSSSAPIIEAEPIPEQPSARESHNPRPPSGSPYGPGATEGDDHDSTGHGGARKIDIQT
- a CDS encoding cobaltochelatase subunit CobT; its protein translation is MTIPATKPKSHENETDQRQALAAAVRALAELPEQRPLFVPALSDWPSSLLEQLALPGEERQADWRGQADMAALCMKHHDAALHQGLAPTQGRVLFDRLEEARCAALGASLFPGVARNLSVLLEGRCQRHGREQAKGPMDAPLEESLPLQVYETLYGHALPPAAHRSAQLWQSFVDERAPDILPQLARLIHDQSAYARASIDLMRHVLEDFQEPDDTKAGQNPQPQTAPDSDSPDDNKSESTDDSSAASDDAPPGESLPAPVHPDQDQPEPAQDMPEGEMSPAGPSPKGQDGPIPAGGYHAFTREFDCIARAETLCPADELDRLRAQLDERGRAYQPLAARLAGRLQRLLLAQNQRSYEYDREEGMLDSARLARIVTSPASPLVYKWEKMTSFPDTLVSLLIDNSGSMRGRPILIAALCADILARTLERCGVGTEILGFTTREWKGGKSRAAWIEQGKPPAPGRLNDLLHIIYKTADQPWRRTRRNMGLMLREGMLKENVDGEALLWARDRLLARPQQRRILMVISDGAPVDDSTLAANGAGYLDSHLRAAVSSVESTPGLELTAIGIGHDVTRTYRRAAYIDDVHQLGDAMMGQLSVLFARPTARHRQV